In the Festucalex cinctus isolate MCC-2025b chromosome 10, RoL_Fcin_1.0, whole genome shotgun sequence genome, one interval contains:
- the polr1b gene encoding DNA-directed RNA polymerase I subunit RPA2, with translation MDDSEKWSDVAKSPSLKNLTDGSFGVLNEKQCDAVQDLVKAHIDSFDQAIGEGLNRVVQAIPPLEFTVKGERISLAFVEAAVHPPAVSKGSVCREMRVFPAECRGRRCSYKGRMVADVSWSVDGVPKGIVKQVLGQIPIMVKSKLCNLRGLSPQQLVQHHEEAEEMGGYFIVNGIEKVIRMLIMPRRNYPIVMSRPKWKSRGQGYTQYGMSMRCVKEEHTAVNMNLHYMDNGTVMLNFIYQKELFFLPLGFALKALADLSDAEMFSELIKGAEENSLYRSCVCEMLRLVSEQGCTSRPQVLDYLGRRFRVKLSLPEWYTERQCADFLLDECICIHLRTGVEKFRLLCLMCRKLFSFAKQESLEENPDSIACQEVLTPGQLYLMFLKERMWAWLVSVKLAFEKRGGRLRGGCTAENLIKMFNLGSDLTKPFEYLLATGNLSSKSGLGMLQTTGLCVVADKLNFIRYLSHFRCVHRGAAFAKMRTTSVRKLLPESWGFLCPVHTPDGEPCGLMNHMTASCQVVTASVPTVTLPALLCSLGVAPADSAPAAPYTDCYPVVLDGAVVGWVEARVAPGVVDSLRTFKVLHEKKVPPWTEIVLVPKTGKASLYPGLFLFTTPCRMVRPVHNLALGKQELIGTFEQLYVNVAVTEAEVQAGVSSHQELFPHSMLSVVASFIPYSDHNQSPRNMYQCQMGKQTMGFPLHAFAERSDNKLYRLQTPQSPLVRPSMYDRYRLDNYPSGTNAVVAVISYTGYDMEDAMIVNKSSWERGFAHGCIYKTELVDLADKARGQDSVVFGAKPGDPKVNERLDADGLPPVGATLRYGDPYYSYVDLNTGQAFVTFYKSHEACVVDNIKICGNDAGSGSFKRACITLRVPRNPTIGDKFASRHGQKGILSRLWPAEDMPFSESGLSPDILFNPHGFPSRMTIGMLIESMAGKSGALHGLGHDATPFAFSEDNAALDYFGQMLRAGGYNYYGTERLYSGTSGLELEADVFIGVVYYQRLRHMVSDKFQVRTTGARDKVTNQPVGGRNVQGGIRFGEMERDALLAHGSSFLLHDRLFNCSDRSVAQVCVDCGSLLSPLLERPPPAWSSTRHRRTVCALCGKSDSVDAVSVPYVFRYFVAELAAMNIKVKLDVK, from the exons ATGGACGACTCGGAGAAATGGAGCGACGTAGCCAAAAGTCCGAGTTTGAAGAACCTGACGGACGGAAGCTTCGGCGTGCTGAACGAGAAGCAATGTGACGCCGTGCAGGATTTGGTCAAAGCGCACATCGACTCCTTCGACCAGGCCATCGGCGAAGGACTCAACCGCGTCGTGCAG GCCATCCCACCGTTGGAGTTCACGGTGAAGGGCGAGCGCATCAGCCTGGCGTTCGTGGAGGCCGCCGTCCACCCGCCGGCCGTGTCCAAGGGCAGCGTTTGCCGCGAGATGAGGGTCTTCCCGGCAGAGTGTCGCGGCAGGAGGTGCTCGTACAAGGGCAGGATGGTG GCGGACGTGAGCTGGTCGGTGGACGGCGTCCCCAAAGGGATCGTCAAGCAGGTGCTCGGGCAAATCCCCATCATGGTCAAGTCCAAGTTGTGCAACCTGCGCGGGTTGTCGCCACAGCAGCTCGTGCAGCACCACGAGGAGGCCGAG GAAATGGGCGGCTACTTCATCGTGAACGGCATCGAGAAGGTGATCCGCATGCTGATCATGCCGCGGAGAAACTACCCTATCGTCATGTCACGACCCAAGTGGAAGAGCAGAGGCCAGGGATACACGCAGTATG GTATGTCCATGCGCTGCGTGAAGGAGGAGCACACGGCGGTGAACATGAACCTTCACTACATGGACAACGGGACCGTCATGCTCAATTTCATCTACCAGAAGGAACTTTTCTTTCTACCGCTCGGCTTTGCGCTTAAG GCTCTGGCGGACCTGAGCGACGCGGAGATGTTCTCGGAGCTGATCAAAGGCGCGGAGGAGAACTCGCTTTACCGCAGCTGCGTGTGCGAGATGCTGCGCTTGGTGTCGGAGCAGGGCTGCACGTCGCGCCCGCAGGTCCTCGACTACCTGGGCCGGCGCTTCCGCGTCAAACTCAGCCTGCCCGAGTGGTACACCGAGCGGCAGTGCGCCGACTTCCTGCTGGA CGAGTGCATCTGCATCCACCTGCGGACGGGCGTGGAGAAGTTCCGGCTGCTGTGCCTGATGTGCCGCAAGCTGTTCAGCTTTGCCAAGCAGGAGAGCCTGGAGGAGAACCCGGACAGCATCGCCTGCCAGGAGGTCCTCACCCCGGGGCAGCTCTACCTCATGTTCCTCAAG GAGCGGATGTGGGCGTGGCTTGTCTCGGTCAAGCTGGCGTTTGAGAAGCGAGGCGGTCGGTTGAGGGGCGGCTGCACGGCCGAGAACCTCATCAAGATGTTCAACCTGGGAAGCGACCTCACCAAACCGTTCGAGTACCTGCTGGCCACCGGCAACCTCAGCTCCAAGTCGG GTCTGGGCATGCTGCAGACGACGGGCCTGTGCGTGGTGGCCGACAAGCTCAACTTCATCCGCTACCTGTCGCACTTCCGCTGCGTGCACCGCGGCGCCGCCTTCGCCAAGATGCGCACCACGTCGGTGCGCAAGCTGCTGCCCGAGTCGTGGGGCTTCCTGTGCCCCGTGCACACGCCCGACGGCGAGCCCTGCGGCCTCATGAACCACATGACGGCCAGCTGCCAGGTGGTCACCGCGTCCGTGCCCACCGTCACCCTGCCCGCGCTCCTCTGCTCGCTGGGCGTGGCCCCCGCAGACTCCGCCCCCGCCGCCCCCTATACGGACTGCTATCCCGTGGTGCTGGACGGCGCCGTGGTGGGCTGGGTGGAGGCCCGGGTGGCCCCCGGCGTGGTGGACTCGCTGCGCACGTTCAAG GTCCTTCATGAGAAGAAGGTCCCTCCCTGGACCGAGATCGTTCTGGTGCCCAAGACGGGCAAAGCCAGCTTGTACCCGGGCCTGTTCCTGTTCACCACGCCGTGCCGCATGGTGCGCCCCGTGCACAACCTGGCGCTCGGCAAGCAGGAGCTCATCGGCACCTTTGAGCAG CTTTACGTCAACGTGGCGGTGACGGAGGCGGAGGTGCAAGCGGGCGTCAGCAGCCACCAGGAACTCTTCCCGCACAGCATGCTCAGCGTGGTGGCCAGCTTCATACCCTACTCGGACCACAACCAGAGTCCCAGGAACATGTACCAGTGCCAGATGG GTAAGCAGACCATGGGCTTCCCCCTGCACGCCTTCGCCGAGCGCTCCGACAACAAGCTGTACCGGCTGCAGACGCCGCAGAGCCCGCTGGTGCGGCCGTCCATGTACGACCGCTACCGGCTGGACAACTACCCGAGCGGCACCAACGCCGTGGTGGCCGTCATCTCCTACACCGGATACGACATGGAGGACGCCATG ATCGTCAACAAGTCGTCGTGGGAGCGCGGCTTCGCTCACGGCTGCATCTACAAGACGGAGCTGGTGGACCTGGCCGACAAGGCGCGCGGCCAGGACAGCGTGGTTTTCGGGGCCAAGCCGGGAGACCCCAAGGTCAACGAGCGACTGGACGCCGACGGACTGCCCCCCGTGGGCGCCACGCTGCGCTACGGCGACCCGTACTACAGCTACGTCGACCTCAACACCGGGCAGGCCTTCGTCACCTTCTACAA GAGCCACGAGGCGTGCGTGGTGGACAACATCAAGATCTGCGGCAACGACGCCGGCTCGGGCTCCTTCAAGCGCGCGTGCATCACGCTGCGCGTGCCGCGCAACCCCACCATCGGCGACAAGTTCGCCAGCCGCCACGGCCAGAAGGGCATCCTGAGCCGCCTGTGGCCCGCCGAGGACATGCCCTTCAGCGAGAGCGGCCTCAGCCCCGACATCCTGTTCAACCCGCACGGCTTCCCGTCGCGCATGACCATCGGCATGCTGATCGAGAGCATGGCCGGCAAGTCGGGCGCCCTGCACGGCCTCGGCCACGACGCCACGCCCTTCGCCTTCTCCGAGGACAACGCGGCGCTCGACTACTTTGGCCAGATGCTGCGGGCCGGCGGCTACAACTACTACGGCACCGAGCGCCTCTACAGCGGCACCAGCGGCCTCGAGCTGGAGGCCGACGTCTTCATCGGCGTGGTTTACTACCAGAGGCTACGGCACATGGTGTCCGACAAGTTCCAG GTGCGCACGACGGGGGCCCGCGACAAGGTGACCAACCAGCCGGTGGGCGGCCGCAACGTCCAGGGCGGCATCCGCTTCGGCGAGATGGAGCGCGACGCGCTGCTGGCGCACGGCTCCTCCTTCCTGCTGCACGACCGCCTCTTCAACTGCTCGGACCGCTCGGTGGCGCAGGTGTGCGTGGACTGCGGCAGCCTGCTGTCGCCGCTGCTGGAGCGGCCGCCGCCCGCCTGGTCGTCCACGCGCCACCGCCGCACCGTCTGCGCGCTCTGCGGCAAGAGCGACTCGGTGGACGCCGTGTCGGTGCCGTACGTCTTCCGCTACTTTGTGGCCGAGCTGGCCGCCATGAACATCAAAGTCAAGCTGGACGTCaagtga